tttctgatgagagagaaagaggcaGACATATATTATTGTTGAAAATTGTTTCTTCTACCACTTTATAGTAAGCTAAGCAGCTTTTCTAACTATGCTAAAACCCTACAGAGAATGGAAGAAAATAAATGCTCAATACCCATGACAGAAGTACTGATAACAGTTATAGACTTTAGTTATTGAAAAGGGATTTGATGAGGGGAGTGATGCCTAATCAACCAATGTGAATTGAAAAACTGTTTTAAAGAGAAATAGAAGTTCCTTTCTTTTGATATTCCTTGCTTGTTGCAGAGATGAGAATGTTCAGGTAGATGAGTAGATAAGTCGTTTGGGTATGTTGGAGAAGTTCTGTAGAAGGCTCAATAAGAGGAGACCTAGAAACACTATAAATATAAGTCAAGTCTTAAAGAAGGGCTTAGAATGGAACTCTTTGTGTTTACTTTTTAGATATAATTTATGATAAAGTATTATGACATCATTTGATCCATATAACTAACCTTAATAGTAGGAAAAAAGGATTTTTGTTGCTGTATGATATTTATTAGTCACAAGATCAAGTGGAGTTCACTAAGAGTTaacctttcttcttccttgctgtTTCCTATTTGTGTTTTCAGTTGTGGTACACACTTTCAAAGACTTTGGCTGAGGATGCTGCCTGGAAATTTgtaaatgaaaacaaaattgaCATGGTTGTTCTTAACCCGTCACTGGTGTCCGGACCTCTCTTACAACCAGAGGTTAATTATAGTGTTGAGCGAATTTTAAACCTAATTAATGGTAATTTTTATTTACTCGTGAAATTATGCTGCATGAGACTTCTTTTATCTGCTATGCCTGCATCTAGATTGCATGATGCGTTCCAATTCCAAGTGCTCTAATTTTTCTGTACCAAGTGAAtagaaacagaaacagaaaataTGGAATGAAAAATGAAATACTGTAAGAAATGGAGGGTACAATAATTCACAACTAAATTTTTAGTTAAACTTTATTCTCTAGGTTAATGGTAATTTTTATCTACTCGCGAACTGATGCTGCATGAAACTTCTATTATCTGTTTTGCCTGCATATTTGAATGGTAATTTCAAGAATTATTTGAACTTCTTGATGCAGGTGTCCCATTTCCAAATTCGTCTATGGGATGGGTCGATGTGAAAGATGTTGCTAAAGCACATATTCAAGCATATGAGATTGCTTCCGCTAGTGGAAGATATTGTTTGGTCGAGAGAGTGGTACACTACTCTGAACTTGCTAGGATTTTAGGTGATCTGTACCCAACAATACAAATTTCAAACAGGTAAGTTTCATTTCTATAACTTTGGCTTCTTATTTGAAAGCTCCACTCAAGCTGAAAACTCAGCATAGAAATTGATTTCCTGATATTTGTTCAATATATGCCAAAACTGAAATTTAGGGAACAAGTATAAAAATATTCAGCACATGATATCTCAATGAATGAATGCAAAATCAACTTTTATTTAAATCATGTAGTAAAAATAGATTCCTTTAGTGCAAGCCTTAATCATTATCTTCTCCGTTAATAGTTTTAATTCCTAATAATATGTTCATCTTGTCTACTATGTTAACAGGTGTGAGGACAATGGACCTTATGTGCCTACATATCAATATTCCCAAGAAAAGGCCAAGAGTTTAGGAATCGAGTTTACTCCTTTAGAAATAAGCATCAAGGGAACTGTGGAAAGCTTTAGAGAAAAGAAAATCGTCAACTTTTAATCTGTGTTATCCTCTTGATGAATAAATTCATGTAACTAAATTTGCATCATTGAACAACATTTTCATATGTACTGTTTGTTGACAATAAGCCTTATATTGTGAGACATAAGTGAAATCATTCACCTTAAAACTTCAAGTTACTGTAAATGTAAATGAAGGGACTGAATAATATTGATATTGAATAGATTCAACTGGGGAATATTATGAATGAGAGTCTCATTTGGTACAAGGTACACTGGAGCAACAACGGTGGCCGGACCTCTCTTACAACCAGAGGTTAATTCTAGTGCTGAGCTAATTTTAGACCTATGTAATGGTAATTTTTATTTACTGATATTTGTTCCATATATGCCAAAACTGAAATTAAGGGAACAAGTGATAAAAATATTCAGCACATGGTATATCAATGAATAACTGCAAAACAACttctattttaattatttagtgAAAATAGATTCCTTTAGAATAAGCCTTATTCATTATGTTCAATAGTTACTTGTTTTTATAATAATATGGTTCACTTTCTCTTTGACAGTTGTGTGGACAATGAGTCATATGAGCCAACATGTCAATTTTCCCAAGAAAATGCCAAGAGCTCATGAGTCGAGTTTACTCCTTTAGAAATAAGCATCAAGGAATGGAAAGTTTTAGAGAAAAGAAGATTGtcaatttttaatttgtattgtGTTATCCTCTTGATGAATATATCTTGACCGTTTTTAATTCATGTAACTAAACTCGTCATTATTATTGTGTTATTAATCACTTTAAGGTTCTCcttttcatttgtttctttttcactttctcAGCAATTTTATCTGGTATGTTGACAAGAGTcttggttggagcaaaatttgcAGAGTTacttaagcacatgtgacagtacgagcccacataaatagtgctaagaactagcattggagatgcttttATTTAGAACTAAGAACCAAGAGAAGGTAAAAACTTAGTGCTTGTTTAATTTTCCATTGCATTTCCTGCAATTGTTGAAATTCCTTTCCACCATTGGTATCGAAAATCAAACACATCCTTAGGAGTTATAATTTCTACAGAAGTGAGCCCCAAGGAGATTGTGGGAT
This portion of the Lotus japonicus ecotype B-129 chromosome 3, LjGifu_v1.2 genome encodes:
- the LOC130747767 gene encoding cinnamoyl-CoA reductase CAD2-like isoform X2, which gives rise to MSIGEGKLVCVTGASGYVASWIVKFLLEHGYTVRATVRDPSNPKKVEHLVKLDGAKERLHLFKADLLEEGSFDSAIQGCDGVFHTASPARHIVKDPQAELIGPAVEGTLNVLKSCAKSPSVKRVVLTSSTAAVQFNERHKSSEVVVDETWYSDPDFCRESKLWYTLSKTLAEDAAWKFVNENKIDMVVLNPSLVSGPLLQPEVNYSVERILNLINGVPFPNSSMGWVDVKDVAKAHIQAYEIASASGRYCLVERVVHYSELARILGDLYPTIQISNRCEDNGPYVPTYQYSQEKAKSLGIEFTPLEISIKGTVESFREKKIVNF